A stretch of Endozoicomonas sp. SCSIO W0465 DNA encodes these proteins:
- a CDS encoding IS1595 family transposase, producing the protein MCKNTIQFQKGLGIMQFLANYGSEEQCENALSSWRWPDGFQCPKCGSRSFCKLHRKAEFQCNCCRCQTSLTSNTIFDSTKLPLATWFLGIYLVTQNKAGISCLTLHRQLGISYNAALRMKHKLMQVMMERDNSWQLSGFVQIDDAYWGGERHGGRRGRGSENKAPFVAAVQTDADNHPIYMKFNAVDNFRRKTIQEWAEHALKKGVRAVSDGLSCFRGIEDAGCQHTAIITGGGHASMENELFTWVNTMLGNVKTAITGTYHKLDPKHLGRYLSEFNYRFNRRFDMPSMISRLGRAAVNTAPMPDRLLKLPDVQWKPG; encoded by the coding sequence ATGTGTAAAAACACCATTCAGTTCCAAAAAGGCCTTGGCATTATGCAATTTCTGGCTAATTACGGCAGTGAAGAGCAGTGTGAGAACGCGCTGTCCTCTTGGCGCTGGCCAGATGGCTTCCAATGCCCGAAGTGTGGCTCCCGCAGTTTCTGCAAGCTTCACCGGAAAGCTGAATTCCAGTGCAATTGCTGCCGTTGCCAAACCTCGCTTACCAGTAACACTATCTTTGACTCAACAAAGCTGCCTCTAGCTACCTGGTTTCTGGGTATCTATCTCGTCACCCAGAATAAAGCGGGGATTTCTTGCCTGACGCTTCATCGACAACTTGGCATTTCCTACAATGCCGCATTGCGCATGAAACACAAACTCATGCAGGTCATGATGGAAAGAGATAACAGCTGGCAGTTGAGTGGTTTTGTTCAGATTGATGACGCCTATTGGGGCGGAGAGCGCCACGGAGGCCGCCGGGGCAGAGGCTCAGAGAACAAAGCCCCCTTCGTGGCCGCAGTTCAGACAGATGCTGATAACCACCCTATCTACATGAAGTTCAATGCCGTTGATAACTTCCGGCGAAAAACCATTCAGGAGTGGGCAGAACATGCCCTGAAAAAGGGTGTCCGGGCCGTCAGCGATGGCTTGTCCTGTTTCCGGGGTATTGAAGATGCCGGATGCCAGCACACAGCCATCATTACCGGTGGTGGGCATGCATCCATGGAGAATGAGTTGTTCACCTGGGTAAATACCATGCTGGGAAACGTGAAAACAGCGATTACCGGTACTTACCATAAGCTCGACCCCAAGCATCTGGGCCGTTATCTATCAGAGTTCAACTATCGGTTTAACCGGCGTTTTGATATGCCTTCAATGATCTCAAGGCTAGGTCGGGCTGCAGTCAATACAGCACCGATGCCGGATCGACTTCTCAAACTGCCAGACGTCCAGTGGAAACCGGGTTAG
- a CDS encoding ISNCY family transposase, which produces MRKKRNPQCSMELHYVPHEICSQLSGISQWLDAHPQFNDWIYEDLSSGDKQNTGRNGLSAESVLRAALLKQYLNCDYDYLSFVLMDSMLFRDFCRLEPNQRPSRSSLHGLISLLTASTWERINNCQLMTAKDQGIEKGRTVAIDSTVTESDIKPPCDSDLLASSVKEICRLLERGQTLTATPLYEYTHHNRAVKDAARKCIYAGKEERHQHYKKLLQLTRKSRKVLIEATVTLANARQQGQCLLADDADKWQADVDHLLPLVDAIVSQTERRVFKGEKVPAQEKVVSLYEPHTDIIVKDRRQVQYGHKLNLVQGKSRLILDLVIEEGNPADSDQFIPMMERQKEIYGRVPRQTSGDGGYACRANLEKAKAMGISDVAFNKKRGLEVEEMTKSQYVYKTLFRFRAGIEAGISWLKRCFGLSRCHCKGSERFDSHCWLSVVCYNLVILARHPAPS; this is translated from the coding sequence ATGCGCAAAAAACGCAACCCGCAGTGTAGTATGGAACTCCATTACGTACCTCATGAAATCTGCTCCCAGCTTTCCGGTATCTCGCAATGGCTTGACGCCCATCCACAGTTCAATGACTGGATTTATGAGGACTTAAGTTCTGGTGATAAACAGAACACTGGGCGGAACGGACTATCAGCAGAATCCGTTCTTCGTGCGGCACTCCTGAAACAGTATTTGAATTGTGATTATGACTACTTGTCGTTTGTTTTGATGGACTCCATGCTCTTTCGAGACTTTTGTCGCCTCGAACCAAACCAGCGCCCCAGTCGCTCCAGTTTGCATGGGCTCATCAGCCTTCTTACTGCATCTACATGGGAACGGATTAATAACTGTCAGCTAATGACCGCTAAAGATCAGGGTATTGAAAAAGGGCGCACTGTGGCTATTGACAGCACAGTCACCGAATCGGATATCAAACCTCCTTGCGACAGTGATCTTTTAGCCAGTTCCGTTAAAGAAATTTGTCGGCTGCTGGAACGGGGACAAACACTGACAGCGACACCGCTTTATGAATATACCCATCACAACCGAGCCGTAAAAGATGCGGCCAGAAAATGCATCTACGCTGGCAAAGAAGAGCGGCATCAGCATTATAAAAAACTGCTGCAGTTGACCCGAAAATCCCGGAAGGTACTTATCGAAGCTACTGTCACGCTAGCAAACGCCCGTCAGCAGGGGCAGTGTCTCCTGGCTGATGATGCCGACAAGTGGCAGGCCGATGTGGATCACCTGTTACCCCTGGTGGATGCAATAGTCTCCCAGACAGAGCGCAGGGTCTTTAAGGGTGAAAAGGTGCCAGCCCAGGAAAAAGTGGTTAGCCTGTATGAACCCCATACGGATATCATCGTAAAAGACAGGCGGCAAGTACAGTATGGCCATAAACTGAACCTGGTTCAGGGAAAAAGTCGATTGATCCTGGACCTGGTTATTGAGGAAGGTAACCCAGCGGATTCGGACCAATTCATTCCGATGATGGAAAGACAAAAAGAAATTTATGGTCGTGTACCTCGCCAGACAAGCGGTGACGGCGGATACGCGTGTCGCGCTAATTTGGAAAAAGCCAAGGCCATGGGAATCAGCGATGTAGCTTTTAATAAGAAGCGCGGACTTGAAGTCGAAGAGATGACTAAAAGTCAGTATGTGTATAAAACGCTCTTTCGCTTCCGGGCAGGTATTGAAGCGGGAATTTCGTGGCTAAAGAGATGTTTTGGGCTATCACGTTGCCACTGCAAGGGTTCTGAGCGTTTTGATTCTCATTGCTGGTTATCGGTGGTCTGTTACAACCTGGTGATTCTGGCCAGACACCCGGCACCATCCTGA
- a CDS encoding IS1595 family transposase: MQSELFQNFIDSISTLTSEQRDILNNSLLSTQIEVTEVVETTDSEPVYSESIPNNDNATPDVEKSILAQFAENPRCPKCKSHSVGRWGIRNGQQRYHCKTCDSTFNAFSGTPLARLRHPEKWNKYLAGMTHSMVLRPAAAENAIDLKTAFRWRHRFLEVINNDQAEELCGITELDETFFRESFKGQREGLPRPTRKRGNDPNKARKVPVMVARDRNRNTVDGVLENESANELCRHLNGRISIQATVCADAHLAHEKLADKLGFVFKELVTSAGQHVVEGIYHIQTVNSYHSHLKRWIGGVFQGVATRYLPHYLAWRRELTAAKKLTVGRLISRITEHWCFQPLTVT, translated from the coding sequence ATGCAATCTGAACTCTTCCAGAATTTTATTGATTCCATTTCAACATTAACCAGTGAACAGCGAGACATTCTTAACAACTCGCTCCTTAGTACTCAAATAGAGGTTACCGAGGTAGTAGAAACCACTGACTCTGAACCTGTTTACAGTGAATCTATACCCAATAACGATAATGCAACACCTGACGTAGAAAAGAGCATACTTGCCCAATTTGCCGAAAACCCCAGGTGCCCCAAATGCAAAAGCCATAGCGTTGGTCGCTGGGGCATACGAAATGGCCAACAGCGCTACCACTGCAAGACTTGCGACTCAACGTTTAACGCCTTTAGTGGAACGCCTTTGGCAAGGCTCAGGCACCCTGAAAAATGGAACAAGTACCTCGCAGGTATGACTCACTCTATGGTCTTGCGACCAGCTGCTGCTGAGAATGCCATTGACTTGAAAACTGCGTTCCGCTGGCGTCACCGCTTTCTTGAAGTGATTAATAATGATCAAGCAGAAGAGCTTTGTGGCATTACTGAGCTTGATGAAACATTTTTCCGTGAATCCTTCAAAGGGCAAAGAGAAGGCCTTCCACGGCCAACCCGAAAGCGGGGTAATGATCCCAACAAAGCCCGAAAAGTCCCGGTAATGGTGGCTCGGGACCGTAATCGAAATACCGTTGACGGTGTATTAGAAAACGAAAGTGCTAATGAATTGTGCAGGCATTTAAATGGCCGCATATCGATACAGGCCACGGTCTGTGCGGATGCACACCTCGCTCACGAAAAACTTGCTGACAAGCTTGGATTTGTCTTCAAGGAGCTGGTGACATCAGCAGGTCAACATGTTGTTGAAGGCATCTACCACATCCAGACTGTAAATTCTTATCACAGTCATTTAAAACGCTGGATTGGCGGCGTATTCCAAGGGGTTGCAACTCGTTACCTTCCCCATTATCTGGCCTGGAGGCGAGAACTGACGGCAGCAAAAAAATTAACTGTTGGCCGGTTGATCAGCAGAATTACTGAACATTGGTGCTTCCAACCATTAACGGTAACTTAG
- a CDS encoding DUF5666 domain-containing protein: MFKQLLHNKKVLILPLVLVIAGCGGGDGSGDDDVYFPPQPPTITPMPQVLPKIINGELTRYDQNSGDGVVAGYSVSLAGISLSRSSAPELQVGMVLKLTTDGNNKVLSVVYDDIIRAPVTAVDREKKSLTVAGMTILTENARWGNGLTFDTAISGTLVEVSGFLIDSTTIQATYIEQEIHELELAEIEGVVTGVDSVAKTFKLGSIIVDYSKFYAPDMIVNGLWVEVTGIINGMAMTAEMIDIDNPDYDDMTTMELEGRVSWISTNLDRLQLNHNRFVTLTANTRFRNLANAAAIKTGMLLEIDGTWDSATNSLAAQRVELDNDDGYFGPTGPSGPTGPTFARPEFNLEGKAFYDSTTDTIEVNGFSFTPTLMMENELYNMPYQNLNGDRVSLSGLTQNSQNLLLEIEHENYDGTIELKGKVTQSEAGQKNVWGYTATDGSLPQELGTYVDVECHLDTPTGLTVSGCHYDD, translated from the coding sequence ATGTTTAAGCAGTTGTTGCACAACAAAAAGGTTTTGATTCTCCCTCTCGTCCTTGTCATTGCTGGCTGTGGCGGTGGCGATGGCAGTGGCGACGACGACGTTTATTTCCCACCTCAGCCACCGACAATAACACCGATGCCGCAAGTGCTACCTAAAATTATTAACGGTGAACTGACCCGGTATGACCAAAACAGTGGCGACGGTGTTGTCGCTGGTTACTCGGTCTCTCTGGCTGGTATTAGTCTGAGCCGCTCTTCTGCTCCAGAGCTGCAGGTTGGCATGGTGCTTAAACTGACCACTGACGGCAACAACAAGGTGCTCTCTGTCGTTTATGACGATATTATTCGTGCGCCCGTCACCGCAGTTGATAGGGAGAAAAAGAGCCTGACCGTGGCCGGTATGACCATTCTCACTGAAAACGCCCGCTGGGGTAATGGCCTGACTTTTGACACTGCTATCAGCGGTACATTAGTAGAAGTCAGTGGCTTCCTGATTGATAGCACGACTATTCAGGCGACTTACATCGAGCAAGAGATTCACGAACTTGAACTGGCCGAAATTGAGGGCGTAGTGACCGGGGTAGACAGTGTTGCAAAAACCTTCAAGCTCGGCAGCATAATCGTCGACTACAGCAAATTCTACGCACCCGACATGATTGTTAATGGTCTCTGGGTTGAAGTCACTGGCATTATTAATGGCATGGCCATGACTGCTGAGATGATCGATATCGACAACCCCGACTATGATGACATGACCACCATGGAACTGGAGGGCCGGGTTAGCTGGATCAGCACCAATCTTGATCGCCTGCAACTCAACCATAACCGCTTTGTCACCCTGACTGCCAACACTCGCTTCAGGAATTTGGCCAACGCAGCAGCTATCAAAACCGGTATGCTGTTGGAAATTGACGGTACCTGGGACAGTGCAACCAATAGTCTCGCTGCTCAACGGGTTGAGCTCGACAATGATGATGGTTATTTCGGCCCAACTGGGCCTTCCGGACCGACTGGCCCGACATTTGCCCGCCCTGAGTTTAATCTTGAGGGAAAAGCCTTCTACGACAGTACAACCGACACCATCGAAGTGAACGGTTTTTCATTCACGCCAACCCTGATGATGGAAAACGAACTCTATAACATGCCTTATCAGAACCTGAATGGCGACAGAGTCTCTCTTTCTGGCCTGACCCAAAACAGCCAAAACCTGCTGCTGGAGATCGAGCATGAAAATTATGATGGTACAATCGAACTGAAAGGGAAGGTGACTCAGTCTGAAGCCGGGCAAAAGAATGTGTGGGGCTATACCGCAACCGACGGCAGTCTTCCACAAGAGCTCGGTACCTATGTGGATGTTGAATGCCATCTTGATACACCCACAGGACTGACGGTTTCAGGCTGTCACTATGACGACTAA
- a CDS encoding transposase, with product MISFPTPASGNTSKLKIAVAMLRVVRNEVKDRVLRLLTDCWYMNWTLIKPALEMNIEVVGQIPSNRALYALPPAPTVKKRGRPKKYGIKMTTEQVKKLPEEKATVWMYGKFRKIRYRTLICRARFLKGREVRVVWSRFENDKGLTESRIFISTNPELEGLEVLRAYSRRWPVEPMFHQLKHAFGCCHLWQQKLRTLLRWMHLKMAGYALLQLLTVCKNQACLNISRIPWRSPDTTTAGMMKIALSGIIPRFSIRKGWNRYKQKYEFNFRDLIDQLIPDNSEAA from the coding sequence GTGATCTCATTTCCGACACCAGCTTCAGGTAACACCAGCAAACTGAAAATTGCCGTGGCCATGCTCAGGGTGGTACGCAATGAAGTGAAGGATCGAGTGCTACGCCTGCTAACCGATTGCTGGTATATGAACTGGACACTGATAAAGCCAGCTCTGGAAATGAACATAGAAGTTGTTGGTCAGATACCTTCAAATCGGGCCCTCTATGCTTTGCCGCCAGCACCCACCGTAAAGAAGCGAGGGCGCCCAAAAAAGTACGGCATCAAGATGACGACAGAACAGGTTAAGAAACTGCCGGAAGAAAAAGCAACAGTATGGATGTACGGCAAATTTCGCAAAATACGTTATCGTACCCTGATCTGTCGCGCCAGATTCCTTAAAGGTCGTGAAGTACGCGTCGTCTGGAGTCGCTTTGAAAATGACAAAGGTCTGACCGAAAGCAGAATATTCATCTCGACCAATCCGGAACTTGAGGGACTGGAGGTGCTTCGTGCCTATTCCCGGAGATGGCCGGTAGAGCCAATGTTTCACCAACTCAAACATGCTTTTGGCTGTTGCCATTTATGGCAGCAGAAATTGCGAACACTGCTTCGATGGATGCATTTGAAAATGGCAGGCTATGCATTATTGCAGTTATTAACCGTTTGTAAAAATCAGGCATGTCTGAATATTTCTCGGATACCCTGGAGAAGCCCGGATACAACCACTGCAGGCATGATGAAAATTGCTCTTTCAGGAATTATTCCGAGGTTCTCTATTCGCAAGGGCTGGAACAGATATAAGCAAAAATATGAGTTCAATTTTCGCGATCTGATCGACCAGTTAATACCGGATAATTCAGAAGCAGCATAA
- the ltrA gene encoding group II intron reverse transcriptase/maturase, which produces MNHDLLNCVLEPANLASAWKQVKSNKGAPGIDGVTIEAYPDFAKQHWPSVRQALLDGTYQPSPVRRHVIEKPDGGERLLGIPTVMDRVIQQAIVQVLTPVFDPGFSPNSFGYRPGRSAHDGVRQVKQLINRGLHYAVDVDLSKFFDTVNHDVLMSRVSRKVRDKRLLKLIGSYLRSGVMIEGNVYPTRVGMPQGGPLSPLLSNVVLDELDKELEYRGHCFARYCDDFVILVKSQRAGDRVMHSITQFIERKLKLKINSRKSKVVKATESEFLSFTFTGKKVRWAQKCLDRFKYRILKLTSRRWGVSMQHRLRKLAQYIRGWMGYFRLSEYHRPIPLLDQWIRRRIRCCFLKQWRKPKTRFKNLVRLGVDKINAAKIAASSKGYYRLSKTYAVQQALNNSYLAKIGLVSLKDLWIRFHHHR; this is translated from the coding sequence TTGAACCATGATCTACTAAATTGCGTACTTGAACCGGCTAATCTGGCAAGTGCATGGAAACAGGTCAAAAGCAACAAGGGTGCTCCGGGTATTGATGGAGTCACTATTGAAGCTTATCCAGACTTTGCCAAACAGCATTGGCCTTCAGTGCGTCAAGCCTTATTGGACGGAACCTACCAGCCATCACCCGTGCGCCGACATGTTATAGAAAAGCCGGACGGCGGTGAGCGTTTGCTGGGAATCCCTACCGTGATGGATAGGGTCATACAGCAGGCCATTGTGCAGGTGCTGACCCCTGTCTTTGATCCGGGTTTCTCTCCAAACAGCTTCGGCTACCGACCGGGACGGTCAGCACACGACGGAGTCCGTCAGGTTAAGCAGTTGATCAACCGGGGGCTTCATTACGCTGTTGACGTTGATCTGAGTAAATTCTTTGATACGGTTAATCACGACGTTTTGATGTCGAGGGTCTCCCGTAAGGTCCGCGACAAACGCCTTCTGAAACTGATTGGTAGCTACCTGCGCTCCGGTGTCATGATTGAGGGCAATGTCTACCCGACCAGGGTTGGCATGCCACAGGGTGGGCCTTTATCACCCTTGCTGTCTAATGTGGTCCTCGACGAACTCGACAAGGAGCTTGAATATCGGGGTCATTGCTTTGCAAGATACTGTGATGATTTTGTGATTCTCGTCAAAAGTCAGCGTGCAGGGGATCGGGTGATGCACAGCATTACCCAATTCATTGAACGCAAATTGAAACTGAAGATTAACTCCCGGAAAAGTAAAGTTGTGAAAGCAACAGAAAGCGAATTCCTGAGTTTCACCTTCACAGGGAAGAAAGTTCGCTGGGCCCAGAAGTGTCTGGACCGATTCAAATACCGGATACTCAAGTTGACCAGTCGTCGCTGGGGTGTCTCAATGCAACATCGGTTACGCAAATTGGCACAATATATCCGGGGTTGGATGGGGTATTTCCGGTTATCGGAATATCACCGACCAATTCCCCTGCTGGATCAATGGATACGTCGGCGAATCCGTTGCTGCTTTCTGAAGCAATGGCGCAAGCCGAAAACCCGTTTTAAGAATCTGGTCAGGTTAGGCGTTGATAAAATTAACGCCGCCAAGATCGCAGCCAGCAGCAAAGGGTATTACCGTCTGAGTAAAACCTATGCGGTACAACAGGCACTGAATAACAGTTACCTCGCGAAAATTGGGCTTGTTTCATTGAAAGACTTATGGATCAGGTTTCACCATCATCGTTGA
- a CDS encoding IS4 family transposase, with protein sequence MLPLSPKPWSELTFGCADLGDTRRTKRLVKVAAELSAHTGNSLSSSCEGYTALVTGAYRLIENEAVKPEAIAEAGFQATAKIARQSRLLLALEDTTTLGYKHAVRSELGDLGGPEGSKTRGFHVHSVFLVDADTERSIGLIDQERWVREDVQRGKKNQRRQLPYEGKESFKWQRASENTEQRMGGKMPDIISVCDREADIYEYMHYKLDNRQRFVVRATQNRILVDGELLLFDSLAQTEVLGKYTIVVPQKGGRKKRKATLQVKRKKMTIQAPQRPGGRPEPVTMNIVSAEEIGNDSEDRLHWVLLTTEDIETFEDCRSIIRFYELRWRIEEFHKAWKSGAGVERLRLQSPDNIERLAVILMFVAVRLMQIREALMLPNDRQHKDRKLWSEKTLANEVVSDDEWQVLWLTYEKKALPDKPPTVTWLLQTIARLGGWGDSKHTGQPGWLVVWEGWAKLQDRVKTWQIARQFSAGEM encoded by the coding sequence ATGCTTCCACTTTCTCCTAAACCATGGTCAGAACTAACTTTTGGATGTGCTGATTTGGGCGATACTCGACGTACAAAACGACTTGTCAAAGTTGCTGCCGAGCTTTCAGCTCATACCGGTAATTCTTTGTCATCTTCATGCGAAGGTTATACCGCACTGGTAACTGGAGCTTACCGGCTGATTGAGAATGAGGCCGTAAAGCCTGAAGCAATAGCTGAGGCAGGCTTTCAGGCAACTGCCAAAATAGCGAGACAGTCTCGCCTACTTCTGGCTCTCGAAGATACAACAACCCTGGGTTATAAACATGCTGTCAGATCCGAGCTTGGTGATCTTGGAGGTCCTGAAGGCTCTAAAACCAGAGGATTCCACGTCCACTCTGTCTTCTTGGTTGATGCGGATACAGAGCGAAGCATTGGGCTTATTGATCAAGAACGATGGGTTAGAGAGGACGTTCAGCGGGGGAAAAAGAACCAACGTCGTCAGCTACCTTACGAGGGAAAGGAAAGCTTTAAGTGGCAAAGAGCCTCTGAAAACACAGAACAAAGGATGGGGGGTAAAATGCCTGACATCATCAGTGTTTGCGACCGGGAGGCGGATATATACGAATATATGCACTACAAACTGGATAACCGACAGCGGTTTGTTGTAAGAGCTACACAAAACAGAATCCTGGTGGATGGCGAACTCTTATTATTTGATTCCTTAGCTCAGACTGAAGTGTTGGGGAAATATACGATAGTGGTTCCTCAAAAAGGAGGTAGAAAGAAGCGAAAGGCAACGCTGCAGGTCAAAAGAAAGAAGATGACAATACAGGCGCCGCAAAGGCCAGGCGGCAGGCCGGAACCGGTAACTATGAATATTGTGTCGGCTGAAGAGATTGGCAATGACTCCGAAGACCGTTTGCACTGGGTACTATTGACAACTGAAGATATTGAAACATTCGAAGACTGTCGCTCTATCATTCGATTTTACGAGCTCCGATGGCGAATAGAAGAGTTCCATAAGGCTTGGAAATCGGGAGCAGGAGTAGAAAGGCTTCGTCTGCAATCTCCGGATAACATTGAACGACTTGCGGTCATATTAATGTTTGTCGCTGTCAGACTAATGCAAATCCGTGAAGCATTAATGTTACCGAATGACAGGCAGCACAAAGACAGAAAGCTTTGGAGTGAAAAAACACTCGCGAATGAGGTGGTCAGTGATGATGAATGGCAGGTTCTCTGGCTAACCTATGAAAAAAAAGCGTTGCCCGATAAGCCGCCAACAGTCACTTGGCTGCTTCAAACGATTGCTCGGCTTGGTGGTTGGGGTGATTCAAAGCATACAGGGCAGCCCGGCTGGTTAGTGGTATGGGAAGGCTGGGCGAAATTGCAGGATCGGGTAAAAACCTGGCAGATAGCCCGGCAGTTCAGCGCTGGAGAGATGTGA
- a CDS encoding transposase: MTKFEMVAMLTSDHQVILRELASYTTFLAGALSSTAVPTFCELLFGCMLSADGFVTQALLTIDFHCVWSSYHHWLSQGKWQWKNLARHLIRLVCSKAPENQPVVLGLDDWVIERFSDKAPAWYARHGHELMG; this comes from the coding sequence ATGACGAAATTCGAGATGGTTGCCATGCTCACTTCAGATCATCAAGTAATCCTCAGGGAGCTCGCTTCATATACAACCTTTCTTGCTGGAGCGCTATCATCAACTGCAGTACCAACGTTCTGCGAACTGCTGTTCGGTTGCATGCTTTCAGCCGACGGCTTTGTTACACAGGCGTTGTTAACAATTGATTTTCATTGTGTGTGGAGCAGCTACCACCACTGGCTATCTCAGGGCAAGTGGCAATGGAAGAACTTGGCACGCCACTTGATCCGTCTGGTCTGCTCCAAAGCTCCTGAGAATCAACCTGTGGTCCTGGGGCTTGATGACTGGGTAATCGAACGGTTTTCCGACAAAGCCCCTGCTTGGTACGCCCGGCATGGGCATGAACTGATGGGGTGA
- the cysQ gene encoding 3'(2'),5'-bisphosphate nucleotidase CysQ — protein sequence MSSDLESLTPELVHIAREAGKRILAVYYQDDIGIQTKPDTTPVTNADFAANAVIVDGLNSLSIKYPLLSEESEYPPWQERRNWQRYWLIDPLDGTNEFINRNGEFSVNIALIENNYPLLGIVHIPAMDISYWGGESLGAWKQDKEGVVQAIQPRKFAPEKEVIVLGSRSYGTEAARNYLNALKAIYPNLISRKVGSALKSCLIAEGQSDIYPRLGPTSEWDTGAVQGVVEGAGGLFLNPDGQRFSYNMKESLVNPDFLVLGDKTIEWQSFWPPHS from the coding sequence ATGAGCAGCGATCTTGAGTCTTTAACCCCTGAGTTAGTTCACATTGCCCGAGAGGCAGGAAAACGTATTCTTGCCGTCTATTACCAGGATGATATCGGGATACAGACCAAACCAGATACGACACCGGTAACTAATGCTGACTTTGCGGCGAACGCTGTCATTGTGGATGGACTAAACAGTTTATCCATAAAGTACCCTCTGCTTTCTGAAGAATCGGAATATCCTCCCTGGCAGGAAAGAAGAAACTGGCAGCGATACTGGCTGATTGACCCACTGGATGGAACTAACGAATTTATTAACCGAAATGGTGAATTCTCAGTCAATATCGCCCTGATTGAGAATAACTACCCTCTGCTTGGTATCGTGCATATTCCCGCAATGGATATCTCTTACTGGGGTGGGGAAAGCCTGGGGGCGTGGAAACAGGATAAAGAGGGTGTAGTTCAGGCGATTCAGCCCAGAAAGTTTGCCCCGGAGAAAGAAGTGATTGTTCTTGGCAGCCGCAGTTATGGAACAGAAGCAGCCCGTAATTATCTTAACGCACTAAAAGCTATTTACCCGAACCTCATTTCAAGAAAAGTAGGCAGTGCCCTGAAAAGCTGCCTGATTGCTGAGGGTCAGTCTGATATCTATCCAAGGCTTGGCCCTACTTCTGAATGGGATACCGGAGCGGTGCAGGGAGTTGTTGAAGGGGCCGGAGGCTTATTTCTCAATCCGGATGGTCAGCGCTTCAGCTATAACATGAAAGAAAGCCTTGTTAATCCTGACTTTCTTGTACTGGGTGATAAAACCATTGAATGGCAAAGTTTCTGGCCACCGCATTCATGA
- a CDS encoding NirD/YgiW/YdeI family stress tolerance protein — protein MTKGQLSGIIISGLIVSACTQEQHFALDESVMLEKPTYHRHSVEEILNASDDEELVRLSGEIVKKIKGKIYLFRGETGDINVVIDDSALPDERLKLNAPIVIKGEVDNPPDRTPRIEVDDIYYVF, from the coding sequence ATGACAAAAGGACAGTTATCAGGAATAATCATTTCAGGTCTTATTGTATCGGCCTGCACCCAGGAACAACACTTCGCTCTTGATGAAAGTGTTATGTTAGAAAAGCCCACGTATCACAGGCACAGTGTGGAAGAAATTCTGAACGCATCAGACGATGAAGAACTGGTTCGGCTTTCCGGGGAAATTGTTAAGAAAATCAAAGGGAAAATTTACCTGTTTCGTGGTGAAACCGGTGATATTAATGTGGTTATTGATGATTCAGCCCTACCTGATGAGCGGCTTAAGCTAAACGCTCCCATCGTTATCAAGGGGGAGGTGGATAACCCACCCGACAGAACCCCCAGGATTGAGGTAGATGATATTTATTATGTTTTTTAA